The Methanobacterium sp. BAmetb5 genome includes a region encoding these proteins:
- a CDS encoding 50S ribosomal protein L14e, with protein sequence MPAIEVGRICMKISGREAGEKCVIVEIIDDKFVEVVGSNVKNRRCNVKHLEPLDQVMEIKSENPDEIVKELEAAI encoded by the coding sequence ATGCCAGCAATAGAAGTTGGAAGAATTTGTATGAAAATCTCCGGAAGAGAAGCCGGTGAAAAATGTGTAATAGTCGAGATCATAGATGATAAATTTGTAGAAGTTGTGGGAAGTAACGTTAAAAACCGCAGATGCAACGTCAAACACCTGGAACCACTGGACCAGGTAATGGAAATTAAAAGCGAAAACCCCGACGAAATAGTAAAAGAATTAGAAGCTGCAATTTAA